DNA sequence from the Candidatus Methylomirabilota bacterium genome:
ACCCTGGGCTGGCAGTGGAAGGATGAGGAGGTCCCGCGGTGAGGGCGGGCACCCGCCGCGTCGGGACATGAGCGACATCATCGGGCTGGTGCTGCGCGAAGACCGTCTCGACGGCGTCGTGGTCCGGCGCCAGCTGCGCCGCGCCCACGCGCTCACCACCTTCAGCCTGGCCGTCGGGGACCAGCTCGAGGCGGCGCTCCGCGCCAAGCTCCGCGAAGCCGGCGTGCGCACCCGCCGGGTCCACGTCGGGATTCCCCGCCGACGCGCGGTGGTCAAGGTCATCGAGCTACCGACCGTGGCCGGCGCCGACCTTCGACGGATGGTCGGCTTCGAGCTGGAGCGGCACCTGCCATTCCCGGCCTCGGAGGCGGTTTACGACTTCCACGTCGTGGAGCAGACGCCCGGCCAGCCGGTCCGCGTCCTCCTCGTGGCGGTCGAGCGCCGCGCGTTCGAGCGGGTCGCCCAGCTCTGCCGGGAAGCCGGGCTCGTCCTGCGGCTCGTGGACGTGACGATCCACAGCCTGGCGGCGCTAGCCGCGCCGGAGGCGGGCACCGGGCCGGGGGAAGACCGCGTCGTCCTGCACCTCGAGGAAACCGAAGCGGAGCTCGCCGTCGTGCGGCACGGGCGCCCGCTCTTGAGCCGGGCGTTCGCGCTTCCGCCGAACGGGAAGGAACGGGGCCACGTGCTGATCGAGGAGCTCCGGCGGAGCCTCGGCGGGCTGCGGGTAGCCGACCGCGAGGCCGTGGCCGACATGATCGTGACCGGCGGCGCCCTGCCGGAGACCGACCTGGTGGACCTGCCGATCCACACGGCCATCAGCCTCCCGCCGGGCGTGAGCGGCCTCCCCGAGGACTCGCCGCTCGTGCCGGCCCTGGCCGTGGCGCTGCGGCGAACCGATCGCGGGGCGCTCCGCACCAATCTGATGCCGGATGAGCTGCGGCCGCGGCCGTTTCCCTGGCCGGTGGCGCTCACCGCCGGACTGGCCGGGCTCACCCTCTGTCTCGCTCTCGCGGTCCCGGCCCTGACCATGATCCGGGACGAGCGTCAGCTCCAGACCCTGAACCAGGCCATCGAGCGCCTCGCGCCGACCGTCCGCGAGGTGGAGCAGCTCGTCAGCGCGGTCGAGCGGACGCGGCGTGAGGTCGAGACGCTGCGTAGCTTCGAGGCGCAACACGTCCGGGCTCTGCCGCTCCTGCGGGAGCTGACCGAGCTCCTGCCGGCCGACGTCTGGCTCACCAACCTCTCCATGGACCAGAAGGGGATCGAGCTGGCCGGCTTCGCGGCCTCGGCTGCCCCGCTGATCCCGCTCCTCGAGGCCTCACCCACCCTCGAGCGCGTGGAGTTCACCTCACCGGTAACCAAGGGGCGCGACCGCGAGCAGTTCCGGCTCAAGGGAACGTGGGAGCGATCCCCCGCCGCCTCCCCCCCGCCGGCGTCGGCGGAGCCCGTCGGCCCGACACGCCAGCCCGGGGTGGCTCCTCCGGGCGCGCCACCTCCGAGGGCGCGATGACCGTCGCCACCCTTCGTCCCCGCGAGCGGCGCCTCTTGATCATCGGCGGGATCGCCGCCGCCGTGGTCCTGGGGTACATGTACGTCGTGGAGCCGCTCGTGGCACGCCACGAGCGGGTGCGCACCTTGATCGCCTCGCGCGAGAACCTCCTCACGCGTCAGCAGCGACTCGTCGCGCGTCGCGAGCGGTTCGTGCAGGAGCGGAAGGCCTTGCAGGCCGAGCTGACCCAGCGCCGCGCCCGCCTCCTGCCCGGCGACAAGCCCCCTCTCGCGGCCTCCGAGCTCCAGAAGCTGGTCAAGGCCACCGCGGAGGACACGGGCGTCGAGATTCGGAGCGAACGCATCCTGCCCACGACGGAGCGCGGCGGCTATGCCGAGGTCCCCGTGGAAGTCACGCTCTCCGGTCCGATCCGGTCGATCGTTTCCTTCCTCTACCGCCTGGAAGGGGTGCCCGTCCAGGTGAGCGTCCAGGACCTGAAGCTGCGGGTCGCCTCCATCGGCGCGCCGCGGGAGATCCTGGCCACGCTGGCCCTGACGGGCTACATCGCGACGGGCAGTCCCGGTGAGCCGCGGCCGTCCGGTCCCGGCCGAACACCGGGGGCATAGGACCATGGCCCTGATCGTTCATCGGAGCCTCAGATGCTGAACCGCGTGCTGCTCGTGCTGGACGTGCTCCTCGTCCTCGCGTCGGGCGCCCTCGGCGTCCATCTCTATCGCGTGTGGACCCCCGCGCCGGCCAGCGCCACGCCGGCCCCACCCGCCGCGGCGGGGGCGGCTCCCGCGGCGCCGTCGGCGGCCCCGAAGGCGCCGCCGAACCCGCTGTCGACCTATGCGGTGGTGGCCGAGCGGAATCTCTTCAGCCCGACCCGGAACGAGGCACCCGCGGAGACGCCCAAGGTCCCGACGGTGGCCCAGACCCCCCCCGCGCCCCCGGCGCCCAAGCCGCGGCTCTACGGCGTCGTCATCGGGCCCGACGGGGGATCGCGCGCGTACCTCGAGGACCCGCGGACGCGAAAGGTCTTCGGCTACGCGGTCGGGGATTCGGTGGCCGACAGCCGCCTGGAGCAGATCCGGAACGATCGCGTCGTCCTGCGCCGCGGCAGCGAGGTTTTCGAGGTGATGCTGCGCGACCCGTCCAAGCCGAAGCCGACGGCAGCCCCGCAGGTCCCCATCCGCGGGATCCCCGGCGCCACGCGCGGCGTGCCGGTGCCAGGCGCCGTGCCGGAGGTCGAGGAAGAACCCGTGGTGCCCACGCCGATGGTGCCGGGGGCGATGGTCCCCGGGCAGCCTTATGACCCGAGCACCGGCGTCCCCTTGCAGCCGGGATTTCCCGGGATGCCGGGGCAGCCATTCTTCCCACCCGGCTCGACGATCCCCTCGATGCCCCCCGAGAGCCCCATGGTCGGGCCTCGGCGGCCTCCCGTTCGGACTCCCGGCTCGGTGCCCGGGAACCCGACGATTCCCCAGGGGCGATCTTACCCGCAGGGAGCCGGGCGCCCGTGACGCGCCTCAGCCGCGGGGTGGCGCTCGTCCTGCTGGCAGGGCTGGCCGCTGCCTGTGCCGAGCTCCGGGGCCACGACGTGAGCCGCGGCCCCCAGACGCCGCGGCCGGCGGCCGTTGCGCCGGCAACCCCACCGGCTCCGCCTCCGTCCCTTCCGACCGCCAGCCCGACGCCGGTCGCGCAGCTTCCCCCCGGCCCGGCCACCCCGCCGGCGCCCCCGGCCACGCCCGGCGGTCAGGCCCCTGGCTCTCAGACCCAGCCGGCTCCGTTCCCGGGACCTTCCGCCCCCCGGCCGGCGACCCCGCCGACGGGGCGGGGCCGGCAGATCGTGCTCAACTTCGACAATGCCGACATCGAGGCGGTGATCCAGGCCGCCAGCGAGATCGCCGGCTTCAACTACACGATCGGCCCGGGCGTCGCCGGCAAGAAGGTCACGGTCCAGACGGCGGGTCGCATCCCCGAGGACGAAGTCTTCAACGTCCTGCTGGCCGTCCTCGAGGTGCACGGCGTGACCGCGATCCGCTCCGGGAACCTCTACAAGATCGTGCCGCTCGCTACCGCCCGGGAGCGTCCGGTCCCGACCATCATCGGCGCCCAGCCCGATCCGGCTCGGCGGGACGATGAGGTGATCACCCAGATCGTTCCGATCACCTACGTCCCCGCCGACCGCGTGGGGGCCGCCATCCGGCCGTTCGTCCAGGGCGGGAACATCGTCGTCCACGGAAACCTCCTGATCATCACCGACACCGCCGTGAACATCGCGCGGCTGCTCCGCATCGTGAGCGCCCTCGACGTCGAGGCGGCGCTCGACGAACTTCGGATCATCCCGGTCCGGTACTCCGACGCCGTGGAGCTGGGCAAGATCCTCACCGACTTCTTCGCGGGCCGCCGGGTTCGGACCCCGACCACCACGGTGACGCCGCCGGTCGCGCGACCGGGCGTCCCGGCAGTCCCCGGCGTCACCACGGGCGCCGAGCCGGCCGAGCGCCCGCCCCTGATCATCGCGGACAAGCGGACGAACTCCCTGATCATCTCGGCCCGGCGCGGGGACCTGGAAACGATCACCCAGCTCCTGAGCCAGCTCGACGTCGACACCCAGGCCAACAAGCGCGTGTTCGTCTACTACGTGGAGAACGTCAAGGCCAAGGATCTGGCGGCCACCCTGACCGAAATCTTCGGGCGGCCCAGCCGGGAAGGCGAGGCCGCGCCGCGAGATCGGCGCGAGGCTCCGCCGACCACCACGCCGTATCCCGCCGTCCCACCGACCGGCCTCACCGGGCCGGGGGCGACCCTGGGGATCCCCGAGCGCGCTCCGACGCCGGCGCCGGGTCCCGGCGCCGAGCTCGAGCCCGGGGTCGTGGAGGGCCAGGT
Encoded proteins:
- a CDS encoding PilN domain-containing protein, yielding MSDIIGLVLREDRLDGVVVRRQLRRAHALTTFSLAVGDQLEAALRAKLREAGVRTRRVHVGIPRRRAVVKVIELPTVAGADLRRMVGFELERHLPFPASEAVYDFHVVEQTPGQPVRVLLVAVERRAFERVAQLCREAGLVLRLVDVTIHSLAALAAPEAGTGPGEDRVVLHLEETEAELAVVRHGRPLLSRAFALPPNGKERGHVLIEELRRSLGGLRVADREAVADMIVTGGALPETDLVDLPIHTAISLPPGVSGLPEDSPLVPALAVALRRTDRGALRTNLMPDELRPRPFPWPVALTAGLAGLTLCLALAVPALTMIRDERQLQTLNQAIERLAPTVREVEQLVSAVERTRREVETLRSFEAQHVRALPLLRELTELLPADVWLTNLSMDQKGIELAGFAASAAPLIPLLEASPTLERVEFTSPVTKGRDREQFRLKGTWERSPAASPPPASAEPVGPTRQPGVAPPGAPPPRAR
- the gspM gene encoding type II secretion system protein GspM — translated: MTVATLRPRERRLLIIGGIAAAVVLGYMYVVEPLVARHERVRTLIASRENLLTRQQRLVARRERFVQERKALQAELTQRRARLLPGDKPPLAASELQKLVKATAEDTGVEIRSERILPTTERGGYAEVPVEVTLSGPIRSIVSFLYRLEGVPVQVSVQDLKLRVASIGAPREILATLALTGYIATGSPGEPRPSGPGRTPGA
- a CDS encoding type II secretion system protein N, translated to MLNRVLLVLDVLLVLASGALGVHLYRVWTPAPASATPAPPAAAGAAPAAPSAAPKAPPNPLSTYAVVAERNLFSPTRNEAPAETPKVPTVAQTPPAPPAPKPRLYGVVIGPDGGSRAYLEDPRTRKVFGYAVGDSVADSRLEQIRNDRVVLRRGSEVFEVMLRDPSKPKPTAAPQVPIRGIPGATRGVPVPGAVPEVEEEPVVPTPMVPGAMVPGQPYDPSTGVPLQPGFPGMPGQPFFPPGSTIPSMPPESPMVGPRRPPVRTPGSVPGNPTIPQGRSYPQGAGRP